One region of Pseudoalteromonas sp. R3 genomic DNA includes:
- a CDS encoding nuclear transport factor 2 family protein, which produces MKLFFTVLSAATLLFSSFSRGEGVTGEEYQAVVDTAYTYFNGAAKGDQTLLAQAFDQEFGHVKMIRVDSETKEETIRTVPLKEFSGYFKKATKDKWEANILSVDIVDNKMAMVKMDFHTPKTHYIDYLVMYKREGAWRIVTKTFVAKSKT; this is translated from the coding sequence TACAGTCCTGAGTGCGGCAACTCTACTTTTCTCTTCATTTAGCCGTGGTGAAGGGGTTACCGGGGAAGAGTATCAGGCTGTCGTGGACACCGCTTACACATATTTTAACGGTGCAGCGAAGGGCGATCAGACGCTGTTGGCACAAGCCTTTGATCAGGAGTTTGGTCATGTCAAAATGATCCGAGTAGACAGTGAGACCAAAGAAGAGACAATCAGAACGGTCCCGTTGAAAGAGTTTTCAGGCTATTTTAAGAAAGCGACCAAGGATAAATGGGAAGCTAATATTTTATCTGTCGATATCGTGGATAATAAAATGGCTATGGTAAAGATGGATTTTCATACACCAAAAACGCACTATATAGATTATCTGGTGATGTATAAGCGTGAAGGCGCTTGGCGAATTGTGACTAAAACGTTTGTCGCCAAGAGTAAAACATAA
- the yidD gene encoding membrane protein insertion efficiency factor YidD encodes MDYLAILLIRFYQRFISPHKGFRCAHAVVHGGESCSHAVLAIVKEDGLWGGYRKIRARMRACKQAYLMLEQSASKDRRKKDESRCDCCDPSAGCDIASCGGRGKSCDAADLSCDCWPF; translated from the coding sequence ATGGATTATCTGGCCATACTATTGATCCGATTTTATCAACGTTTTATTTCTCCACATAAAGGGTTTCGATGTGCCCATGCGGTTGTTCATGGGGGAGAGAGTTGCTCACATGCTGTGCTGGCCATTGTAAAAGAAGATGGCCTCTGGGGAGGATATCGCAAGATAAGGGCACGGATGCGCGCATGTAAGCAAGCTTATCTTATGCTTGAGCAATCAGCGTCAAAAGACAGGCGAAAAAAAGACGAGAGCCGTTGCGACTGCTGCGACCCAAGTGCGGGTTGTGACATTGCCAGTTGTGGTGGCAGAGGGAAAAGCTGTGATGCGGCAGACCTGTCTTGTGATTGCTGGCCGTTTTAG
- a CDS encoding polyamine aminopropyltransferase, with translation MLRESHILLFSIFIAGLCSIVYELLIATTGAYFLGDSVMQFSITIGVYMAFMGVGSYLSKWVTDNTLLTQFIVYELMLALIGGSSVPLLYFCYAQGWHFQSMSVALTALIGIFVGLEIPLLSRLMEKHYTLKVNLANVLSIDYLGALIATLVFPLALLPWLGVFKTSLLFGLINLSIALTLLWYFYAQFPKGQASLLRGLLVLVLLTLAGLMFFSKELNHHWNETVFEDRIVHSEQSRYQQLIMTKHKEDVRLYLNGGLQFSAIDEYRYHESLIHLPIQRQTATRNVLILGGGDGLAARELLKYPDIESITLVDLDPAVAALARSNFHLTQLNQNALHNPKVKVINQDAFVYLTDTPDRYDLIVVDLPDPKTISLARLYSKQFYTLVKHRLDTQGIMVTQATSPYFARQAFWSIHNTATSVGFHSVIPYHVDVPSFGNWGFVMACKAACELQHNALPDTRFYHPDIEPLLMTFPADMHNTHSKISSLDQPHVLYYYLDGWKYWN, from the coding sequence GTGCTCAGAGAAAGTCATATCCTGCTGTTTAGCATCTTTATTGCCGGCTTATGCTCGATTGTTTACGAGCTGCTGATAGCGACCACGGGCGCTTATTTTCTGGGTGACAGCGTGATGCAGTTTTCCATTACCATTGGCGTGTATATGGCATTTATGGGCGTGGGTTCGTACCTGTCTAAGTGGGTCACTGACAACACCCTGCTGACGCAGTTTATTGTGTACGAGCTGATGCTGGCGCTGATTGGTGGCAGCTCAGTACCGCTGTTGTACTTTTGTTATGCTCAGGGCTGGCATTTTCAGAGCATGTCGGTTGCGCTCACCGCTCTGATTGGGATTTTTGTGGGCCTTGAAATTCCGCTGCTGTCACGGCTGATGGAAAAGCACTATACCTTAAAGGTGAACCTGGCCAATGTGTTGTCTATTGATTATCTGGGCGCGTTAATCGCCACTCTGGTTTTTCCGCTGGCACTGCTGCCCTGGCTTGGCGTATTTAAAACGTCATTGCTGTTTGGGCTTATCAACTTGTCCATCGCCTTGACCCTGTTGTGGTATTTTTACGCTCAGTTTCCAAAGGGGCAGGCAAGCTTGTTGAGGGGGCTCCTGGTGCTGGTGCTACTCACACTGGCAGGGTTGATGTTCTTCAGCAAAGAGTTAAATCATCACTGGAACGAGACCGTGTTTGAAGACCGTATTGTACACAGTGAACAGTCACGTTATCAGCAGCTGATCATGACTAAACACAAAGAGGATGTGCGCCTGTATTTGAATGGCGGCTTGCAGTTTTCTGCCATTGACGAGTATCGCTATCATGAATCGCTGATCCACCTGCCAATCCAGCGGCAAACAGCGACTCGCAACGTCCTTATCTTAGGGGGTGGTGACGGCCTGGCCGCCAGGGAGCTGCTCAAGTATCCTGATATTGAGTCCATTACCCTGGTTGACCTGGATCCGGCAGTGGCCGCGCTTGCCCGCAGCAATTTTCATCTCACACAGCTCAATCAAAACGCGCTGCACAACCCCAAAGTTAAGGTGATCAATCAGGATGCGTTTGTCTATCTGACAGACACGCCCGACAGATACGACTTAATCGTAGTGGATTTACCGGACCCTAAAACCATTAGCCTGGCCAGGTTGTACAGTAAGCAGTTTTATACTCTGGTAAAGCATCGTCTTGATACGCAAGGTATTATGGTGACTCAGGCAACCAGCCCTTATTTTGCCAGGCAAGCGTTTTGGTCAATTCACAATACGGCGACGTCGGTGGGCTTTCACTCCGTCATCCCTTATCATGTGGATGTGCCCTCATTTGGCAATTGGGGGTTTGTTATGGCCTGCAAAGCAGCGTGCGAATTACAACACAATGCGCTACCCGACACACGTTTTTACCACCCAGATATTGAACCTTTATTAATGACCTTTCCGGCTGATATGCATAACACCCACAGCAAGATCAGCAGCCTGGATCAGCCCCATGTGCTCTACTACTATCTCGATGGCTGGAAATACTGGAACTAG
- a CDS encoding DUF350 domain-containing protein, with protein MDFPLAELSYIGLFLVVLFVAKWLYNATTSYNTFTEIEQNKNLALATSISGFLIAVTMVYVAVLQGPSKGLLTDLINVSLYSLVGLGLLLVTRVINDKLLLPKFCNKAQIISHQNLPVGIVQFASYITAGLIVSGALMGEGSFTSAIVFYLLAQIVLLIASKLYDLLTQFDLHKELQNNNMAAAISFAATKIATGIILFHALRGGLETWSHSITLFFIDALIALALLPVVRLLTDLVLMPGVRVNKAIAQGNSAVSLIEGSVAVSVAIAIFYTL; from the coding sequence ATGGACTTTCCTTTGGCTGAACTGAGCTATATCGGGCTCTTTCTTGTGGTGCTATTTGTCGCAAAATGGCTCTATAACGCGACGACTTCATACAACACTTTCACAGAAATTGAACAGAACAAGAACCTGGCTTTGGCTACATCAATCAGTGGTTTCTTAATTGCGGTCACTATGGTGTACGTAGCGGTGCTTCAGGGGCCGAGTAAGGGCCTGTTAACCGACCTTATAAATGTAAGTCTTTACTCACTGGTGGGACTAGGCTTATTACTGGTAACCAGAGTGATTAATGACAAGCTGTTGCTGCCTAAGTTTTGCAATAAAGCGCAAATTATCAGCCATCAGAATTTGCCTGTGGGTATTGTGCAATTTGCCAGCTATATCACCGCCGGATTAATTGTGTCTGGCGCTTTAATGGGAGAAGGCAGTTTTACCTCAGCCATTGTGTTCTATTTGCTTGCACAGATTGTATTACTCATTGCAAGCAAACTATATGATTTACTAACGCAATTTGACCTGCACAAGGAGCTCCAAAACAACAATATGGCGGCAGCCATCAGTTTTGCAGCAACCAAAATTGCCACTGGTATTATCTTATTTCACGCACTGCGTGGCGGGTTAGAAACCTGGTCACACAGCATTACGCTATTTTTTATCGACGCTTTAATTGCGCTGGCATTACTGCCAGTCGTACGTTTACTTACTGACCTGGTGCTCATGCCCGGCGTCAGGGTAAACAAAGCCATTGCACAAGGTAATAGCGCCGTTTCCCTGATTGAAGGGAGTGTTGCGGTGTCTGTTGCAATCGCGATTTTCTACACGCTTTAA
- a CDS encoding S9 family peptidase — protein MTKLSILTSCIALALTGSVFAKGPSEQEINNTLTYQDIFNIEYAANPVVMPDGKQVVYERRSMDIMTDSLRRNLWTVSLDGKKHLPLLSDTKNHFSPVFSPDGTKMAYLSSKEGKVQIYLRDMESGLTARVTDVNMTPSNMSFSPDGKQLAFSMFTPGKSAPLFSLDFKPKGAKWADNAQYIDKTLFQRDGAGMKRPGNMQVYVVPAIGGAPRQITSGAHDYAGSLAWTLDSKQLIVSANTRENAEFDVFNSDLMAIDILSSKITRLTDMSGPESGPQMSPNGKKVAFTGFEDNGKSNQIVELYVMNPDGSDIQRLTPDLDRSVGNVKWADNSKGLYFSHDNDGKKHVAYVSLSGKIKTKTDALGGMSLGRPYTSGHYDVTDNGQIVYTQSTGVRPADLAVVNKRGKVTQLTDLNSDVFDHKTLNKPQLMEVNSSVDGRRLQAWIVTPPNFDPNKKYPLILEIHGGPHTAYGPEFSTEVQLFAAAGYVVVYGNPRGSTSMGADFANQIDKNYPSEDYNDLMDMVDGVIAKGYVDEENLFVTGGSGGGTLTAWIIGKTDRFKASVVAKPVINWTSMIGASDIYTFMTKYWFSDLPWNDYQQYWNRSPLSLVGNVKTPTMVLTGELDVRTPMSESEQYYGALRLQGVDSAFVRIQGAYHGIAAKPSNLARKVGNILAWFEKYRTDNKED, from the coding sequence ATGACTAAGCTTTCGATTTTGACGTCTTGTATCGCACTTGCCCTGACAGGTTCGGTATTTGCAAAAGGACCTAGCGAGCAAGAGATAAATAACACGCTCACCTATCAGGATATATTCAACATTGAATACGCCGCCAATCCTGTGGTCATGCCAGATGGTAAACAGGTTGTCTATGAGCGACGCAGCATGGATATCATGACTGACAGCCTGAGAAGAAACCTGTGGACCGTGTCTCTGGACGGTAAAAAGCACCTACCTTTGCTATCAGATACCAAAAACCACTTTAGCCCGGTATTTTCGCCGGATGGTACCAAGATGGCATACCTGTCCAGTAAAGAGGGCAAAGTCCAGATCTACCTACGCGACATGGAGTCCGGCCTTACAGCACGAGTCACAGATGTCAATATGACACCAAGCAACATGAGTTTCTCGCCTGATGGTAAGCAGCTGGCTTTTTCAATGTTTACGCCCGGGAAGTCTGCGCCACTATTTAGCCTGGATTTTAAACCAAAAGGTGCCAAGTGGGCTGATAATGCGCAATATATCGACAAAACCCTGTTCCAGCGCGATGGTGCGGGCATGAAACGCCCTGGCAATATGCAGGTGTATGTGGTGCCAGCAATTGGTGGTGCACCCAGACAAATTACTTCAGGCGCCCATGATTACGCTGGTTCATTGGCCTGGACACTCGACAGTAAACAGCTCATCGTGTCGGCCAATACCCGCGAAAACGCAGAATTTGATGTCTTCAATAGCGATTTGATGGCCATTGATATCCTGAGTTCAAAGATCACCAGACTGACCGATATGTCAGGCCCCGAAAGTGGTCCTCAGATGAGTCCGAACGGCAAAAAAGTGGCCTTCACGGGCTTTGAGGACAATGGCAAATCCAATCAGATTGTCGAATTGTACGTTATGAACCCGGATGGTTCTGACATCCAGCGACTCACTCCCGACCTGGACCGCAGTGTTGGCAATGTAAAATGGGCCGATAACAGTAAAGGGCTGTATTTTAGTCACGACAATGATGGTAAAAAACACGTCGCTTATGTGTCACTGTCTGGCAAAATCAAAACCAAAACCGATGCATTGGGCGGCATGAGCCTGGGACGCCCCTACACATCAGGTCATTACGATGTGACCGACAATGGCCAGATTGTTTATACTCAGTCAACCGGTGTACGCCCGGCTGATCTGGCAGTCGTCAATAAGCGCGGTAAAGTGACACAACTGACCGACCTGAACAGTGACGTTTTCGATCATAAAACACTGAATAAACCCCAGCTGATGGAAGTAAATAGCAGTGTAGATGGCAGACGCCTGCAAGCCTGGATTGTAACCCCGCCTAACTTTGATCCGAACAAAAAGTACCCGTTGATCCTGGAAATCCATGGCGGACCACACACCGCATATGGCCCTGAATTTTCAACCGAAGTCCAGTTATTCGCAGCCGCAGGCTACGTCGTAGTTTACGGTAACCCAAGAGGGTCAACGTCTATGGGGGCTGACTTTGCCAACCAGATTGATAAGAACTACCCGTCAGAAGATTACAACGACCTGATGGATATGGTCGATGGCGTGATTGCAAAAGGGTATGTTGACGAAGAGAACTTATTTGTCACCGGTGGCTCAGGCGGCGGGACCTTAACGGCCTGGATCATAGGCAAAACAGATCGCTTTAAAGCATCGGTTGTTGCAAAGCCCGTTATCAACTGGACCAGCATGATAGGTGCGTCCGACATCTATACCTTTATGACCAAATACTGGTTTAGTGACCTGCCCTGGAACGACTACCAGCAATACTGGAACCGTTCACCACTTTCTCTGGTTGGCAATGTCAAGACACCCACTATGGTACTGACTGGCGAGCTAGATGTCCGCACACCGATGAGCGAAAGTGAACAGTATTATGGGGCGCTGCGACTGCAAGGCGTAGACAGCGCTTTTGTGCGTATTCAGGGCGCCTATCATGGTATTGCCGCTAAACCCTCCAACCTGGCACGTAAAGTGGGCAATATCCTAGCCTGGTTTGAGAAGTACAGAACCGACAACAAAGAAGACTAA
- the yddG gene encoding aromatic amino acid DMT transporter YddG, with product MNRSYQYTLAGIAAIVLWSAVMGLVRAVTEMLGPVGGAASIYTVAAVFLVLVMGVPRLRDYSPRYVLIGGSLFVAYEICLALALAMANTRQQALEMLVINYLWPALTVLMAVITSGKKSSIWVYLGILLAFFGVAWSITGEQGMTPEQLMANIASNPTTYAMALTGAFLWAVYCVLTKRIANGQNAITLFFWLTAMSLWVKYTASGETPMVLTLESVGLLLISGVALGSGYALWNYAIIGGNMVLLATLSYFTPVLSTALSSLILGLVLTQSFMQGVCMVTAGSLLCWWVTRAQFND from the coding sequence ATGAATAGGTCATATCAATACACGCTGGCGGGCATCGCTGCGATTGTTTTATGGAGCGCCGTCATGGGGTTGGTACGTGCAGTGACTGAAATGCTGGGTCCGGTAGGTGGTGCAGCTTCTATCTACACCGTCGCGGCTGTATTTTTGGTTCTGGTCATGGGTGTACCAAGATTACGTGACTATTCGCCGCGTTACGTATTGATTGGGGGCAGCCTGTTTGTTGCCTATGAGATTTGCCTGGCGCTGGCACTTGCAATGGCAAACACCCGCCAGCAGGCGCTGGAGATGCTGGTGATCAACTACTTATGGCCTGCACTGACGGTGTTGATGGCGGTCATTACCAGCGGTAAAAAGAGCAGTATCTGGGTATATCTGGGGATCTTGCTGGCCTTTTTTGGAGTTGCCTGGAGTATCACGGGTGAACAAGGTATGACACCTGAACAGCTAATGGCTAATATTGCATCAAATCCAACGACCTATGCAATGGCATTGACCGGTGCATTTCTATGGGCTGTGTATTGTGTTTTAACCAAACGCATTGCCAACGGACAGAATGCGATTACCTTGTTCTTTTGGCTGACGGCGATGAGTTTGTGGGTCAAGTATACAGCCAGCGGTGAAACCCCTATGGTGTTGACCTTGGAATCTGTTGGTTTACTCCTGATATCAGGAGTAGCACTGGGCAGTGGATACGCGTTATGGAACTATGCCATTATTGGTGGCAACATGGTTTTGCTGGCGACCCTATCTTATTTCACCCCGGTACTTTCAACTGCTTTGTCTTCGCTGATCCTTGGGCTGGTACTGACGCAGAGTTTTATGCAGGGGGTGTGCATGGTGACCGCAGGCTCTTTGCTTTGCTGGTGGGTGACCAGAGCACAATTCAATGATTAA
- a CDS encoding PhzF family phenazine biosynthesis protein, protein MHQLNAYLVNTFTEQGAGGNPAGVVLQADGLTDEQKLAIAQSVGFSETAFVSAASDADFTVTFFTPAAEVDFCGHATVAAFSVMLEQGLITQGHYVQSTKAGQLGVTIEPDGHIVMEQNLPQYLKRFDYAEISALIGLDTSLLASTQLPIEAISTGLADIIVPVPSGHLDKIKVNDKALSNFSRQHNVIGLHAFELCDEDETFTARCRNFAPLFSIPEESATGSASGALACYLTQYVYPFQSNHFTFEQGRVMGYPSRITASVESDEQGISKVFVGGKAQITGKKILSI, encoded by the coding sequence TTGCATCAGCTCAACGCATATTTGGTTAATACCTTTACAGAACAAGGCGCAGGAGGAAACCCTGCTGGCGTGGTTTTGCAGGCCGATGGACTGACAGACGAGCAAAAGTTGGCCATCGCACAGTCCGTGGGTTTTTCGGAAACCGCCTTTGTGTCAGCAGCCAGCGACGCTGATTTTACAGTGACTTTCTTTACACCCGCAGCTGAAGTCGATTTTTGTGGTCATGCTACCGTGGCCGCGTTTTCTGTGATGTTGGAGCAGGGCCTGATCACTCAGGGGCATTACGTGCAAAGCACCAAAGCAGGTCAACTTGGTGTAACAATAGAGCCTGATGGGCACATTGTGATGGAGCAAAATTTGCCGCAGTATCTTAAGCGCTTTGACTATGCTGAAATATCAGCCTTAATCGGGCTTGATACGTCTTTATTAGCGTCGACTCAATTACCCATTGAGGCTATTTCAACCGGCTTGGCGGACATTATAGTGCCTGTACCTAGTGGACATCTCGATAAGATCAAGGTCAATGATAAAGCGTTGAGCAACTTTTCTCGCCAGCATAACGTCATTGGCTTACATGCGTTTGAGTTGTGCGATGAAGATGAGACGTTCACGGCACGCTGTCGCAATTTTGCGCCTTTATTTTCGATACCCGAAGAGTCTGCTACCGGAAGTGCCAGTGGCGCTCTGGCGTGCTATCTGACTCAATATGTTTACCCTTTTCAGTCCAATCACTTTACCTTTGAACAAGGCCGTGTGATGGGATACCCCTCGCGCATTACGGCATCGGTTGAGTCAGACGAGCAGGGCATATCTAAAGTATTTGTTGGAGGTAAGGCGCAAATAACAGGTAAAAAAATACTTTCAATATAG